In a genomic window of Anoxybacter fermentans:
- a CDS encoding phosphopentomutase has translation MSEVNRVILIVLDSVGIGAMPDAYEYGDEGANTLIHIAEKMGGLNLPNMAELGLGNIDHIPGVPAKPGRGVYGIMRECSKGKDTTTGHWEIAGIILEEPFRTYPNGFPKEVIDAFEKAIGRKVLGNVPASGTVIIQELGEEHMKTGKPIVYTSADSVFQIAAHEEIIPVEELYEMCRKARKILTGPHAVGRVIARPFVGTPGNFTRTERREDFSLEPPKKTILDLIKEAGLEVMGVGKIEDIFAKRGLTQSNHTVSNMDSVDAILDFMVQEKPGLIFANLVEFDMVYGHRNNVEGYARALEEFDGRIPELIEAMKPEDVLIITADHGCDPTHPGTDHTREQVPVLIFGKAIKEGYNIGVRESFADLGATVTELLGVPSPENGESFAKEILK, from the coding sequence TTGAGTGAAGTAAATCGAGTGATTCTTATTGTACTGGATAGTGTAGGGATTGGTGCAATGCCAGATGCTTATGAATACGGTGATGAAGGTGCGAATACTCTTATCCATATAGCTGAGAAGATGGGTGGGTTGAACTTACCCAATATGGCTGAATTGGGCCTGGGTAATATAGATCACATTCCCGGAGTACCGGCTAAGCCTGGTCGTGGAGTATATGGGATAATGAGGGAATGTTCAAAAGGAAAAGATACTACTACAGGCCATTGGGAGATAGCAGGGATTATTTTAGAAGAACCTTTCCGCACATATCCAAATGGTTTTCCTAAGGAAGTAATTGATGCTTTTGAGAAGGCCATTGGTCGTAAAGTTCTTGGGAATGTTCCTGCTTCGGGTACCGTTATCATTCAGGAGCTTGGGGAAGAACATATGAAGACAGGAAAACCCATTGTCTATACTTCTGCTGATAGTGTATTTCAGATCGCTGCCCATGAAGAGATTATCCCTGTTGAGGAATTATATGAAATGTGTCGAAAGGCCAGAAAAATCCTTACTGGCCCCCATGCTGTAGGACGGGTCATTGCCCGACCATTTGTGGGTACTCCTGGAAACTTTACCCGGACAGAACGGAGAGAAGATTTTTCATTAGAACCACCTAAAAAGACAATTCTGGATCTTATAAAAGAAGCGGGTCTTGAAGTAATGGGAGTTGGTAAAATTGAGGATATTTTTGCTAAACGGGGTTTGACCCAGTCGAACCATACTGTATCCAATATGGATTCGGTAGATGCAATTTTGGATTTTATGGTTCAGGAAAAACCTGGATTAATTTTTGCAAATCTGGTGGAGTTTGATATGGTCTATGGACATAGAAATAATGTAGAGGGCTATGCCAGAGCATTAGAAGAGTTTGATGGGCGGATTCCAGAGTTAATTGAGGCCATGAAACCTGAAGATGTATTGATAATTACTGCTGATCATGGTTGTGACCCTACACATCCGGGAACAGACCATACCAGAGAACAGGTTCCTGTATTGATTTTTGGTAAGGCTATCAAAGAAGGGTATAATATTGGAGTAAGGGAGAGTTTTGCAGATCTTGGAGCAACGGTAACTGAATTATTAGGTGTACCATCTCCTGAAAACGGGGAGAGTTTTGCTAAAGAAATTTTAAAATAG
- a CDS encoding tetratricopeptide repeat protein, with protein MNQVQLEQIYENILSEIEKHNYHIAIEEAAGMIAIARLVDDIKYQLLGKYLMGVSYYHLYDYQKSMEKYMELNNLFLEFSQENGEIDLKAGFFDQVRYGMALNMYHQGDLEGGRIVLTHILEHSEKVDIILNSMILLGVIYLMMYELNRNLKYLVPVLEMYLSLLEEVPLPESKKAMIYNNLAILFIYRGQYEKAQEMLNNSFVLEPGPAELASLFNETARINLERKNFKKGRKILEKADEYLNKTVNLLEEGYHYFLWGILYKEEEKYVKALQTFEKSLFLAKKCNNLMEQIRVYRELADLYEKMTSDSDSEYLIEYKLLKEKVNPVKEVIKWQEVWNAIKDRVILAPTQK; from the coding sequence ATGAACCAGGTTCAACTGGAACAGATTTATGAAAATATTTTATCAGAAATTGAAAAACATAACTATCATATAGCTATTGAAGAAGCAGCTGGAATGATTGCAATTGCTCGTTTAGTTGATGACATAAAATATCAGTTATTGGGTAAATATCTTATGGGTGTGTCTTACTATCACTTATATGATTACCAGAAGTCAATGGAAAAGTATATGGAGCTAAACAATTTGTTTTTGGAATTCAGTCAGGAAAATGGAGAGATTGATTTAAAAGCTGGTTTTTTTGATCAGGTAAGATATGGAATGGCGTTAAATATGTATCATCAGGGCGATCTGGAAGGTGGAAGGATAGTTTTAACACATATTTTGGAGCATAGTGAAAAAGTTGATATAATTTTGAATAGCATGATCTTACTTGGGGTAATTTATCTTATGATGTATGAATTAAATAGAAACTTGAAGTACCTGGTTCCCGTTCTTGAGATGTACCTTTCTCTTTTAGAAGAAGTTCCCCTGCCGGAGTCAAAGAAAGCAATGATTTATAACAATTTAGCCATTCTCTTTATATATCGAGGTCAATATGAAAAGGCACAGGAAATGTTGAATAACAGCTTTGTTTTAGAACCTGGCCCCGCTGAACTGGCATCTCTTTTTAATGAGACTGCTCGGATTAATCTGGAAAGGAAAAATTTCAAAAAAGGACGAAAAATTTTAGAAAAAGCTGACGAATATTTGAATAAAACAGTTAATCTACTGGAAGAAGGGTATCACTATTTTCTCTGGGGAATCCTTTATAAAGAAGAAGAAAAATATGTTAAAGCTTTACAAACGTTTGAAAAAAGTCTCTTCCTGGCGAAAAAATGTAATAATCTTATGGAACAGATTCGCGTTTATCGGGAGTTGGCTGATCTCTATGAAAAGATGACCAGTGATTCTGATTCGGAATACCTTATTGAATATAAACTTTTAAAAGAAAAAGTTAATCCGGTGAAGGAGGTTATCAAATGGCAGGAAGTATGGAATGCTATCAAGGACCGCGTTATCCTGGCCCCGACCCAGAAGTGA
- the ald gene encoding alanine dehydrogenase, producing MIIGVPKEIKNNENRVGITPAGVEALVSRGHKVYIEKDAGLGSGISNEEYINAGAEILNNAADVWNKAEMVIKVKEPLPSEYQYFRPGLILFTYLHLAAEEKLTKALAEKEVVAIAYETVEDEEGRLPLLTPMSEVAGRLSIQMGANWLTKYNGGSGVLLGGVPGVEPGKVVIIGGGVVGVNAAKMALGLGADVTILDINPERLRYLDDIFHGNVKTVISNKYNIARLVKEADLVVGAVLIPGAKAPSLITDEMIKSMKPGSVIVDVAIDQGGCVEGITPTTHENPVNVRHGVILYSVANMPGSVARTSTFALTSCTLPYAIKLADLGYKKAMELDPGLAKGMNVYKGKVCYKAVADAFGMEYTPLEELL from the coding sequence ATGATTATTGGTGTACCAAAGGAAATTAAGAATAACGAAAACCGGGTTGGTATTACTCCTGCTGGTGTAGAGGCTCTCGTTTCTCGCGGCCACAAAGTATATATTGAGAAAGATGCAGGGTTAGGTAGCGGTATATCTAACGAGGAATATATCAATGCAGGTGCTGAAATTTTAAATAATGCTGCAGATGTCTGGAACAAAGCTGAAATGGTTATTAAAGTAAAAGAGCCACTGCCAAGTGAATATCAATATTTCCGTCCAGGTTTGATTCTCTTTACTTACTTACACCTTGCAGCAGAAGAAAAATTGACTAAAGCTCTGGCAGAAAAAGAGGTTGTAGCTATTGCATACGAAACTGTTGAAGATGAAGAAGGTAGATTACCTCTGTTAACCCCAATGAGTGAGGTTGCTGGTCGTCTGTCTATTCAAATGGGTGCTAACTGGTTGACCAAGTACAATGGTGGTTCTGGTGTTCTGTTAGGTGGTGTTCCAGGAGTAGAGCCGGGTAAAGTTGTTATCATTGGCGGTGGTGTTGTAGGTGTTAATGCTGCGAAGATGGCTCTGGGTCTGGGTGCTGATGTTACTATTCTGGATATTAACCCCGAGCGACTGCGTTATTTGGATGATATCTTCCACGGTAATGTGAAGACCGTTATTTCCAATAAGTACAACATTGCTCGTCTGGTTAAAGAAGCTGACCTGGTTGTTGGTGCTGTTCTGATTCCTGGTGCAAAGGCTCCATCTCTCATTACTGATGAGATGATTAAGTCCATGAAGCCAGGTTCTGTAATCGTTGATGTAGCTATTGACCAGGGTGGTTGTGTAGAAGGTATTACTCCTACTACTCATGAAAACCCGGTTAATGTACGTCATGGTGTAATTCTTTATTCAGTAGCTAACATGCCTGGTTCTGTTGCCAGAACTTCTACCTTTGCTTTGACAAGCTGTACTCTACCATATGCTATTAAACTAGCCGATCTGGGTTATAAGAAGGCTATGGAATTAGATCCAGGTCTGGCTAAAGGTATGAACGTTTATAAAGGTAAAGTTTGCTACAAAGCTGTTGCAGATGCTTTTGGTATGGAGTACACTCCACTAGAAGAATTATTATAA
- the spoIIM gene encoding stage II sporulation protein M: protein MKLNRWQQGANGFLFKNLPIMFFVLFIFIAGVVFGALAIRTLDYIGKKELVDYLSTFFNGLAGKFNDEYQVNLWDSIWLNIKTIIIMWLLGLSLIGMPLIPGLVFLRGFVIGFTVGFLVHELSFKGMLFALVSILPQNLIIVPATILAGVIAIFFSITILKSLITKRPINFGHYLISYSVFMILIGGMMVVASLIEAFITPVFMELAVRLLIKN from the coding sequence ATGAAACTGAACCGATGGCAACAGGGGGCAAATGGTTTTTTATTTAAAAATCTCCCAATAATGTTTTTTGTATTATTTATTTTTATCGCTGGTGTTGTCTTTGGTGCTCTGGCAATTCGTACTCTTGATTATATAGGGAAAAAGGAACTGGTAGATTATCTATCAACTTTCTTTAATGGACTTGCAGGAAAGTTTAATGATGAGTATCAGGTCAATCTCTGGGATTCTATTTGGCTGAATATTAAAACTATTATTATAATGTGGCTTCTTGGTTTATCGCTTATCGGAATGCCCCTTATTCCCGGACTGGTTTTTTTGCGGGGGTTTGTTATCGGTTTTACGGTGGGTTTTTTAGTTCATGAGCTTAGTTTTAAAGGAATGTTATTTGCTTTGGTTTCTATTTTACCTCAGAACCTGATTATTGTTCCCGCGACTATTCTGGCCGGAGTTATAGCTATTTTCTTTAGTATCACTATTTTAAAAAGCCTGATTACTAAAAGACCCATTAATTTTGGTCACTATTTAATCAGTTATTCTGTATTTATGATACTGATTGGTGGGATGATGGTGGTAGCAAGCTTGATTGAAGCTTTTATCACACCGGTATTTATGGAGTTAGCAGTGCGTCTGCTTATAAAAAATTAG